From the Roseibium salinum genome, one window contains:
- a CDS encoding bifunctional helix-turn-helix domain-containing protein/methylated-DNA--[protein]-cysteine S-methyltransferase has product MTRAFDLAGLAPDPKPISVGAEAAEYYAVVRQTLKRITLDWREQPTLEQLAREVNLQPIQLQRVFSRWAGLTPKQFLQAITLDYAKAMLRDSASVLDASYEVGLSGPSRLHDLFVTHEAMTPGDYRSRGAGLSIAYGFHPSPFGQVLVMATDKGLAGLGFADPGSESAALEDMCRRWPAAQFLQDQEATTRFAARVFDPEKWRQDQPLNVVMIGTDFEIRVWRTLLKIPMGQATTYSDIAASLGNPKASRAVGTAVGRNPLSFVVPCHRVLAKGGKLGGYHWGLTRKRAILGWESGLSAPVLECV; this is encoded by the coding sequence ATGACCAGAGCGTTCGACCTTGCCGGCCTCGCGCCGGATCCCAAGCCGATTTCCGTGGGCGCGGAAGCCGCGGAGTATTATGCCGTCGTCCGACAGACCCTGAAGCGAATCACCCTGGACTGGCGCGAGCAGCCGACGCTGGAGCAACTGGCCCGGGAAGTGAACCTGCAACCCATCCAGTTGCAGCGGGTGTTTTCGCGCTGGGCGGGCCTGACGCCGAAACAGTTCCTGCAGGCGATTACACTGGATTACGCCAAGGCCATGCTGCGGGACTCGGCAAGCGTTCTCGACGCCTCCTACGAAGTCGGCCTGTCCGGCCCCTCCCGCCTGCATGACCTCTTTGTCACCCATGAAGCCATGACCCCGGGCGATTACCGCAGCCGGGGCGCCGGCCTGAGCATCGCCTACGGCTTTCACCCCTCGCCCTTCGGGCAGGTTCTCGTCATGGCGACGGACAAGGGCCTTGCCGGGCTCGGATTTGCCGATCCGGGCAGCGAGAGCGCCGCGCTGGAGGACATGTGCCGCCGCTGGCCCGCCGCGCAGTTCCTCCAGGACCAGGAAGCCACGACCCGCTTTGCGGCCCGCGTCTTCGACCCGGAAAAATGGCGGCAGGACCAGCCGCTCAATGTCGTCATGATCGGCACGGATTTCGAAATCCGTGTCTGGCGGACGCTTCTGAAAATCCCGATGGGCCAGGCAACCACCTATTCCGACATCGCCGCCAGCCTCGGCAATCCCAAGGCGTCCCGGGCGGTCGGAACGGCGGTCGGGCGCAATCCACTTTCCTTCGTCGTGCCCTGTCACCGGGTTCTGGCAAAAGGCGGCAAGCTCGGCGGCTATCACTGGGGCCTCACCCGCAAACGCGCCATCCTCGGCTGGGAAAGCGGGCTGTCGGCGCCGGTTCTGGAGTGCGTTTGA
- a CDS encoding transposase produces MIGVYHHVSEAHLKRYLAEFNFRYNYRASLKISDKERADKLLEGARGKRLTYRRIDESAHA; encoded by the coding sequence ATCATAGGTGTTTACCACCACGTCTCAGAAGCTCACCTCAAGCGCTATCTGGCGGAATTTAATTTCCGTTACAACTACCGTGCTTCCCTCAAGATTTCCGACAAAGAGCGCGCCGATAAGCTTCTTGAAGGCGCTCGCGGTAAGCGTCTCACCTATCGGCGGATTGACGAAAGCGCGCACGCTTAA
- a CDS encoding bifunctional folylpolyglutamate synthase/dihydrofolate synthase, translating to MDQITTILDRLLALHPKEIDLSLGRMHRLLAALGNPEKRLPPVIHVAGTNGKGSVTATMRAVLEASGRRCHVYTSPHLVSFNERIRLGTDGKFVSDPLLYDALHRCEEANCGEEITFFEITTAAAFLLFAENPADVLLLEVGLGGRLDATNVIDRPLACVITAISLDHEKFLGEDVAAIAAEKAGIIKWETPVACAEQDDAALRVIARQAARNRADLSVCGQDFAAQEDQGRLVYQDDEELIDLPLPVLNGRYQIANAGLALAALKTAGLLPEPGVIAEGLKSVNWPGRLQPLMHGPIFDLCPPDSEVWVDGGHNPSAGISVAEFMGEQEERAPRPLYLVTGMLTTKDPVGFFRAFEGLVRHVGTVPVSTATTGRTPEELADLARCAGLEATPFPSLDAALADVAACAAKDGEAPRILICGSLYLAGEILARNAMAPT from the coding sequence TTGGATCAAATCACCACAATCCTCGACCGGTTGCTGGCTCTGCACCCGAAGGAGATCGACCTCTCGCTCGGGCGCATGCACCGGCTGCTTGCGGCGCTTGGCAATCCGGAAAAGCGTTTGCCACCGGTCATCCATGTTGCCGGGACCAACGGCAAGGGCTCCGTGACCGCCACCATGCGCGCGGTCCTGGAAGCCTCGGGCAGGCGCTGCCACGTCTATACGTCGCCGCACCTGGTCTCGTTCAACGAGCGCATCCGGCTTGGAACGGACGGGAAGTTCGTGTCCGATCCCCTGCTCTATGACGCGCTGCACCGCTGCGAGGAAGCCAATTGCGGCGAGGAGATCACGTTTTTCGAGATCACCACCGCCGCCGCCTTCCTGCTGTTCGCCGAGAATCCGGCGGACGTTCTGCTTCTGGAAGTGGGACTTGGCGGGCGTCTGGACGCGACCAACGTTATCGACCGTCCGCTGGCATGCGTCATCACGGCCATCTCCTTGGATCACGAAAAGTTCCTGGGAGAGGATGTGGCGGCGATCGCGGCCGAGAAGGCAGGTATCATCAAGTGGGAGACGCCGGTCGCGTGCGCGGAGCAGGACGATGCGGCCCTGCGCGTGATCGCACGACAGGCGGCCCGCAACCGCGCGGACCTGAGCGTCTGCGGCCAGGATTTCGCCGCCCAGGAGGACCAGGGCCGGCTCGTCTATCAGGATGACGAGGAACTGATCGACCTGCCGCTGCCGGTGCTCAACGGCCGCTATCAGATCGCCAATGCGGGCCTGGCGCTCGCCGCCTTGAAAACGGCCGGGCTGCTGCCGGAGCCGGGCGTCATCGCCGAGGGTCTGAAATCGGTGAACTGGCCGGGCCGGCTCCAGCCGCTGATGCACGGCCCGATCTTCGACCTGTGCCCGCCCGATTCGGAAGTCTGGGTCGATGGCGGCCATAATCCGAGCGCCGGTATTTCCGTCGCCGAATTCATGGGCGAACAGGAAGAGCGCGCCCCGCGCCCGCTCTACCTCGTCACCGGCATGCTCACGACCAAGGACCCGGTCGGGTTTTTCCGGGCCTTTGAAGGGCTGGTGCGCCATGTCGGCACGGTGCCGGTGTCAACGGCGACAACCGGAAGAACGCCGGAGGAACTCGCTGATCTTGCCCGGTGCGCCGGGCTGGAGGCAACGCCGTTCCCCTCGCTGGACGCGGCGCTTGCGGACGTGGCAGCCTGTGCGGCAAAGGACGGTGAAGCGCCGAGGATCCTGATCTGCGGTTCGCTTTATCTCGCCGGCGAAATACTGGCCCGCAACGCCATGGCGCCGACTTAA
- the accD gene encoding acetyl-CoA carboxylase, carboxyltransferase subunit beta: MNWINSIVRPKIRDLWKKREVPENLWIKCPETGEMVFHRDLEANLWVIPNSGHHMRIPARKRLESFFDEGQYTRVKTPDVQADPLRFRDNKRYSERMKEARSKTGEEEAIHVAQGKVNGVDITAAVQDFSFVGGSLGMAVGEAILAGMLKAVEDGTPFVMFAASGGARMQEGILSLMQMPRTTVGIQMLREAGLPYIVVLTNPTTGGVSASYAMLGDVQIAEPGAQIGFAGRRVIEQTVREKLPDDFQTAEYLLDHGMIDMVVPRQQMKDTVSRICSILMKREVELPHMALEAPAEPEPEPAVEVEPDEPADKPEKETGTAG; encoded by the coding sequence GTGAACTGGATCAACTCTATCGTACGCCCCAAGATCCGAGATCTTTGGAAGAAGCGCGAAGTTCCGGAGAACCTCTGGATCAAGTGCCCGGAAACTGGCGAGATGGTGTTTCACCGGGATCTGGAGGCCAATCTGTGGGTCATTCCGAATTCCGGCCACCACATGCGCATCCCGGCGCGCAAGCGTCTGGAATCGTTTTTCGACGAGGGCCAGTATACCCGCGTCAAGACGCCGGACGTGCAGGCAGATCCGCTCAGGTTCCGTGACAACAAGCGCTATAGCGAACGCATGAAGGAAGCCCGGTCCAAGACCGGCGAGGAAGAAGCCATCCATGTCGCCCAGGGCAAGGTCAACGGCGTGGACATCACCGCCGCCGTGCAGGATTTCAGCTTCGTCGGCGGATCCCTCGGCATGGCCGTTGGCGAGGCCATCCTTGCAGGCATGCTGAAGGCCGTGGAAGACGGGACCCCGTTCGTGATGTTCGCCGCCTCCGGCGGTGCCCGCATGCAGGAGGGCATCCTGTCGCTGATGCAGATGCCGCGCACCACCGTTGGCATTCAGATGCTGCGCGAAGCGGGCCTTCCCTATATCGTCGTCCTGACCAACCCGACCACCGGCGGCGTGTCCGCCTCCTATGCAATGCTGGGCGATGTGCAGATCGCCGAGCCGGGTGCACAGATCGGTTTTGCCGGCCGGCGGGTCATCGAGCAGACGGTGCGCGAAAAGCTTCCGGACGATTTCCAGACGGCCGAATACCTCCTCGACCACGGCATGATCGATATGGTCGTGCCGCGCCAGCAGATGAAGGATACCGTCTCCCGGATCTGCAGCATCCTGATGAAGCGTGAGGTCGAGCTGCCGCACATGGCGCTGGAGGCCCCCGCGGAACCGGAGCCGGAACCGGCAGTCGAAGTCGAGCCCGACGAACCGGCCGACAAACCCGAAAAAGAGACCGGAACAGCCGGTTGA